TTTGAAGTTGTAATAATCGACAATCTTTCAAATTCGCACGCTGATGTTATCGACAGAATAGAACAAATAACAGGCACAAAGCCTGCCTTTGAAAAATTTGATATTTGTGAAGAAGATAAGTTGGAAGAATTTTTCATCAAACATCAAGAGATACAAGCCATCATACACTTCGCAGCATCAAAAGCTGTTGGAGAGTCAGTGGAAAAACCTTTGCTTTACTATAAGAACAATATTATTTCTCTCATCAACTTGATGAAAGGAATGAAAAAACACAATATTCCAAATATCGTATTTTCATCTTCATGCACAGTTTATGGCGAACCTGACGAGCTTCCAGTAACCGAAAAAGCTCCTGTCAAGCCTGCCGTTTCCCCTTATGGAAACACAAAGCAAATTGATGAAGAAATTCTTAAAGACACTGCCAAGTCCGATAATTTCTATCAAACCATCGCCTTGAGATACTTCAACCCGATTGGAGCGCATGAATCAGCGCTTATTGGCGAATTGCCATTGGGTGTTCCGGCTAATTTAGTGCCTTTCATCACTCAAACGGCAGCGGGCATCAGAGAGCAACTTAGTGTATTCGGAGATGACTACAATACTCCTGACGGAACTTGCATAAGAGATTATATACATGTCGTAGATTTGGCAAAAGCGCATATTGTTGCTGTCAAAAGACTAATGGAAGGCAAAAACAAATCCAGCTTTGAGTTTTTCAATCTAGGAACAGGCAAAGGCACTTCGGTGCTTGAAGCGATCAATTCTTTTGAAAAAGTATCTGGCGTAAAGCTTAACTATAAAATTGTAGCCAGAAGAGAAGGAGATATCGAAAAAGTCTACGCTGAC
The Aureibacter tunicatorum DNA segment above includes these coding regions:
- the galE gene encoding UDP-glucose 4-epimerase GalE, whose protein sequence is MDKKGKILVTGGAGYIGSHTAVELINQGFEVVIIDNLSNSHADVIDRIEQITGTKPAFEKFDICEEDKLEEFFIKHQEIQAIIHFAASKAVGESVEKPLLYYKNNIISLINLMKGMKKHNIPNIVFSSSCTVYGEPDELPVTEKAPVKPAVSPYGNTKQIDEEILKDTAKSDNFYQTIALRYFNPIGAHESALIGELPLGVPANLVPFITQTAAGIREQLSVFGDDYNTPDGTCIRDYIHVVDLAKAHIVAVKRLMEGKNKSSFEFFNLGTGKGTSVLEAINSFEKVSGVKLNYKIVARREGDIEKVYADTSFANEELGWKSEKELDEMMLSAWKWQQKITK